In Chrysemys picta bellii isolate R12L10 chromosome 4, ASM1138683v2, whole genome shotgun sequence, the sequence aacgaccctgctccttcccctctttcccccctcaaAGACCGACCCCCCCCacgaccctgctccttcccctccttcccccctctcggaccgaccccccccaacgaccctgctccttcccctccttccccctctcggACCGACCCCCCCCacgaccctgctccttcccctccttccccctctcggACCGACCCCCCCAacgaccctgctccttcccccctctcAGACCAACCCCCCCCAacgaccctgctccttccccctctctcagACCGACCCCCCAacgaccctgctccttcccctccttccccctctcttcGACCGACCCCCCCCAacgaccctgctccttccccctctctcagaccgatccccccccccaacgaccctgctccttcccctccttcccccctctcggACCGACCGCCCCCAacgaccctgctccttcccctccttccccttctctcggaccgaccccccccccaatgaccctgctccttcccctccttccccctctctcagaccgacccccccccaacgaccctgctccttcccctccttcccccctctcggACCGACCGCCCCCAacgaccctgctccttcccctccttcccccctctgaGACCGACCCCCCCCAacgaccctgctccttcccctccttcccccctctcagaccgaccccccccaacgaccctgctccttcccccctctcggaccgaccccccccaacgaccctgctccttcccctccttcccccctctcagaccgaccccccccaacgaccctgctccttcccccctctcAGACCAACCCCCCCCAacgaccctgctccttccccctctctcagACCGACCCCCCCAacgaccctgctccttcccctccttccccctctcttcGACCGACCCCCCCAacgaccctgctccttccccctctctcagaccgacccccccccaacgaccctgctccttcccctccttcccccctctcggACCGACCGCCCCCAacgaccctgctccttcccctccttccccttctctcggaccgaccccccccccaatgaccctgctccttcccctccttccccctctctcagaccgacccccccccaacgaccctgctccttcccctccttcccccctctcggACCGACCGCCCCCAacgaccctgctccttcccctccttcccccctctgaGACCGACCCCCCCCAacgaccctgctccttcccctccttcccccctctcagACCGACCCCCCACGacgctgctccttcccctccttcccccctctcagaccgaccccccccaacgaccctgctccttcccccctctcggaccgaccccccccaacgaccctgctccttcccctccttcccccctctcagACCGACCCCCCCCAACGACcgtgctccttcccctccttcccccctctcagaccgacccccccccgaccctgctccttcccctccttcccccctctcagaccgaccccccccaacgaccctgctccttcccctccttcccccctctcggaccgaccccccccaacgaccctgctccttcccctccttcccccctctcggACCGACCCCTCCCCAgcgaccctgctccttcccctccttcccccctctcagaccgaccccccccaacgaccctgctccttcccctccttcccccctctcagaccgaccccccccaacgaccctgctccttccctccttccccctctctcggactgaccccccccccaatctttccTCTGTCATGATCCACTTACCCCCATCATCCCACGGCTCTCACCAACTGTGCTGTCAGGTATCCCACCGCTAACACCAATGTCCCCCATcgctcctctgccccctccaactcCATAACCTCCCATCGCTCCCCTGGCCCCCAGTCTCACTCTCCAGCCCCTGACACCCCCCACTCCCACACAGCCTAAACATCCGGAAGAGCGACGTGCTGACGGTGCTGGACGGCGAGGACCTGACGGGCCGGGTGCTGGGGCAGTACATGGGTGCCCACCCCCGCTTCCGCCTCTACACCTCGGCCAGCGCCGCCACCCTGCAGTTCCAGTCGGACCCCAGCGACCCCCTCTTCGGCCTCAGCCAGGGCTTCCTCATCCGCTTCTCTGGTAGGGCCCGTGCAGTGGGGGGGGCCGTGAGCGGGGAGGTtcaggtgggaggaggcagggttggggctgagagggggagggggtactgaggcagcgggggggagggatcACAAGGAGACACAAGGGGGTCAGATGGAGGGGGATGTGGGGAACAGGGCGGCAGGGGAAAGGAGCGCTGGGGGGTTCTGAGGCAACAGGAGATGAGAGGTGGGCGAGTGAAGGGGGGCCAGGCTGGAGGAGGTGCGGGCCAGGGGGGTAGCAGGAAGGGAACCCTGCCCCCCCTCACCTCTCCACCCCCAGAGGTGCCCCGGAACGACACATGCCCAGAGCTGCCAGAGGTGGAGTTTGGCTGGCGCACGGCCTCGCATGCGGCTGCCATCCGGGGCACGGTGCTCACCTACCAGTGCGAGCCGGGCTACGACATCGTGGGCTCTGACATCCTCACCTGCCAGTGGGACCTGGCCTGGAGCAACAGCCCCCCCACCTGCCAGAAGAGTGAGtgacccctgccctcccctggaACCCTTAGCCCCATGGGCTGCCTTTGGATCCCACTTCTCCCACCAACAGCACAGCCAGGCATCCCACCCCCCATGGGCCACCACTTCCACCAATGGCGTGGCCAGGTATCCCTCTGTCCCTCCCATTCCTGTCTCCCATCTTCTCACCATGATTTACTTGCCGtcacctctccccccatcccccgttATCCCTTGGCTACTTAACAAGGTAGCCTGGTATCCCCACTGCTACTGCGGCACAATCAGGGATCCCATAGTACCATCAACAGAGTGGGCAGGTGTACCAGGTCAGCCAGCCATCCCACTGCTGCCACCAGTAACACAGCTGGGTATCCCACCGTTGCCACCAGTCCTTAGGCTACCTCAGGCTGGGGCTCAGTACCAAGGTGCCTGCCTTTTGTACCAAAAGGGGGAGTCCACTCCCATTGCTGACACCCATCCTAAGGCTCACCCCGTCTGGGGAGAGCCCATGCTGggagagcaggagtgagggacctgccccTCTCTGAGGCTCAGAGCCAAGCTTCAAAGTTGGATTCTCACCACAGTGCCAAGAGAGTATCCCCTCCTTATGATGAGACCCCCCGGCCAGGGCCGGTGGAGTGAGGTATCCCACTGCTACCACCAGTATTGAACAAATCCCCGGCTAGGGCTAGGGCTGGCggccaggttgtgagttcaaatcCCATCTCAGACACAGAAAAGGGGAGCGTCCTTTCCTCCTGCAGGGGACCTTAGCCACAAAGTTCCAGGTTGGGTATCCTACATCTCACACTGTGGTGTTGTGGTCCCTGCCACCATCCCAGGGGCGGGGTCACGGCTTCCACCACCCATCCCAGGGGCGGGGTCACGGCTCCCACCACCCATCCCAGGAGCAGGGTGATCACTCCCACCACCCAGGCCAATGACAGACTCTTGGAATCCCACTACTCACACCAGTTTAGTGCTTCAGTCCAAAGTTGCGGTTGAGTCCTTGTCCTGACTTGGGGAGCCCTAGTATGTGTCTGGGTGTCTCATACCCTGTGCTCCCTCCCCCCGTTGTTCTCTCCCCACAGTCGTGAACTGTGCTGACCCGGGGGAGATCGCTAATGGGGAAGCGAAGCGTCTCAGACCGACGCTTCTCCATTGGTTCCCACGTCCAGTACTTCTGCCACGAGGGCTACGTGGTGGAGGGGAGCAGCACCCTGACCTGCTACAACCGCGACACTGGAACCCCCAAATGGAGCGACCGCGTCCCCAAGTGTGtctgtgagtgcagggggctgcgggttgggagtgaggggcactggtggggctggggtgctgcaggttgggagtgaggggcagcgtCAAGGGCTCTGCTCTCTTGCAGTGAAGTACGAGCCGTGTCTGAACCCCGGCGTGCCCGAGAACGGCTAccagacactctacaagcatcACTACCAGGCGGGCGAGTCGCTGCGTTTCTTCTGCTACGAGGGCTTCGAGCTCATCGGGGAAGTGACCATCACCTGCGTCCCAGGGCACCCGTCCCAGTGGACCAGCCAGCCACCCCTCTGCAAAGGTACCGCCCCCTAGCCctgcagtgcccctcactcccgacccgcagccccctgccagccctgcggtgcccctcactcccgacccgcagccccctgcagccctgccgtgcccccccccagctctgccggtgcccctcactcccgacccgcagtcctgcggtgcccctcactcccgacccgcagtcctgcggtgcccctcactcccgacccgcagcccccggcaGCCCTGCCGTGCCCCTCACTCTGACCTGCAGTCctgcagtgcccctcactccgacccgcagccccctgccagccctgccgtgCCCCCTTACTCCGACCTGCAGCCctgccgtgcccctcactccgacCTGCAGCCctgccgtgcccctcactccgacctgcagccccccgcagccctgccgtgcccctcactccgacccgcagccctgccgtgcccctcactccgacccgcagccccctgccagccctgccgtgccccctcactccgacccgcagccctgcggtgcccctcactcccgacccgcagccccctgcagccctgcggtgcccctcactccgacccgcagccctgccgtgcccctcactccgacccgcagccccctgccagccctgccgtgccccctcactccgacccgcagccctgccgtgcccctcactcccgacccgcagccccctgccagccctgcggtgcccctcactcccgacccgcagccccctgcagccctgccgtgccccccccagctctgccggtgcccctcactccgacccgcagccctgccgtgccccctcactccgacccgcagccctgccgtgcccctcactccgacccgcagccccttgctTGTCTCTTCTAACTCTTTCTCTGCTCTGTTCTCAGTGGCGTATGAGGAGTTACTGGATGACCGGAAGCTAGAAGGTCATTTAAATTACAGGCACAAGGGGCTCAGTAGGTGGCGCcgtggggcaggggctcaggagggggcgccgtggggcagggggtggggggggctgggcagggggcgccgTGGGGTAGGGGCTCCgtggggaagggaatggggggggctcggcagggggcgccgtggggcagggtggggctctcCCCTGGCCGTCAGTGCAGGTCCCAGTGCGGCAcgagggggtgctgcagggaacGGAACAGGGATGCTGTGATGTCATTGGTTTTGTCCTCTCTGATTGGCCGCCTGTCTCTGCGCAGTCACCCAGACGACAGACCCCTCCCACCAGATGGAGGGGGGTAACATCGCCCTGGCGATCTTCCTGCCAATCATCCTGGTCATTCTCCTGATTGGTGGCATTTACGTCTATTACACCAAGTAAGCCACAGCCAATGAGGAGGGAGGGTATGGCAGCtgggaggcggggcttggggctctTAAAAGGACAGGGTGGCCAACGGGGCCGTGCACTTAGTCACTGGGAGGCGGGGCCCGTGAATCTTAAAAGGACATGGTGGTCATTGAGGGCGGGGCTTTGGAGTCTTAAAGGGGAGGGTTGGAATGAGGGTGGAATGATATTCGTTGGGGGTGGAGCTTGAGACTCTTAAAGGGGCGGCGGCCCCATCGCATGTAGGGTGTGGCTGGGTCCCCCATGTCGGTCTCACCCCCCATGTCTCTGTCCCAGGTTCCAGGGCAAGTCCTTGTTCGGCTTCTCGTTCTCCAGCTCCCACAGCTACAGGCCCATCACCGTGGAGTCCGACTTCAGCAACCCCCTCTACGAGGCTGGGGTGAGCCGCTCCCCACAGGAAACCGAATGCCccgtggccccaccccttcccccgagaccccgcccccactccctccagcccccactccttgtcgctcgctctcccccctcTCACTgtcacagggctggagcagggattggggtgcacaggggggaGCTATTggctggggggctgtgctgggaacagatggggggctgtgtggggggcagctgttggccagggcGATGGGAAcggatgggggggctgtgtggggggcagctgttggccagggcGATGGGAACGGATGAGGTTGGCTgtgtggggggagctgatggCCGGGGGGATGGGAAcggatgggggggctgtgtgtgtgggggagctgTTGGCCAGGGTgatgggaatgggcaacgggaatggatgggggggctgtgtggggggagcTGTTGGCGAGGGTGATGGGAAAGGATGGGGGGGAGCTGTTGGCTGGGGGGATGGGCTGGGAAcggatgggggggctgtgtgggggagcTGTTGGCCGGGGGGATGGGAACGGATGGGAGGGCTGTTGGGGGGAGCTGTTGGCTGGGGGGATGGGAACGGATGCGGGGGCTGCATGGGGGGGAGCTGTTGGCCGGGGGGATGGGAACGGatgtgggggctgtgtgtgtgtgggggagctgTTGGCCAGAGCGATGGGAACGgattggggggctgtgtggggggagcTGTTGGCCGGGGCGATGGGAAtggatgggggggctgtgtgtgtggggggggagctgttgGCCAGGGCGATGGGAACGGATGAGGGGGGCTCTGATTCCCCAAATGATGCTGTTTCCCCTgtctctgcccccccaggacaCCAGGGAATACGAAGTGTCCATCTGACGGGGCCCTGTCCCCCGTCCGGAGCGAGGGGGCGTCTTGCAGAAGGGAAGAGACGACGTGGGGGGGTAAAgggggggcagcgcgtggaggaGGGGCCATGTCCTATCTCTCTGCTCACGCCATCCCAGAATGCCttgctcccccccacctcccctcccactttGTACATATCCAGGTCCATGTGCCAACGCTCACAGTTTTCTGCTTcggtaattaattaatttataacCCCGTCcccagttatttatttatttatttatttaatttatttatttactcaaCCATGGCTGGCaagggtgggcggggggagggggctgtcctACCGTCCCGCCCCCCAATACCCCTTCTCGGGTGGTGGGAGCTGCCGACCCTACATAAACAACTGTTGTCGGAAACCCTACAGTAACAAACAATCCCACACAGCCCTGCGGCTCTCAGGAGGCCCTACAATAATGTAGGCCCACTCTGCAATAACCATGCACAAAGCCCTGCGGCTCACAGGGCCCTGTAGTAACCAGGGAGTGCCGCCGCCTTGAGGTTTGCAGGAGACCGTACAATAATATATTAGCACGCAGAGTTCTGGAGCATGTAGCAGACCGCCTGAGAGACCACCCAATAACAAACCaggcctcttcccccccacccccgccttgtGACGCTGACCTTCCCTTTAAGGAAAAAGCCAGAGGATATTTATCCCTTGCTCCTTGTCAGGATCTCCTTAAACGATAAATACCTTCCCGTGTTTTATACCGTATCCCTTTAAGGGCATTCAGGGTAGCTGTTTAAAGGTAAAAATAATTCCCCATTGCTCCTTTTAGGCATAAAATGCAGGGGAGAGACAGTTACTCCTGAACTCATCCCTTTAAGGGTAAAAGAGGCAGGAGGGCATTTATTTTCACAATGCTCCTTTAAGACTAAACATAATTCTTAATCATTACTTTTAAGAGTAAAATACTGGCCCACAGATACCCCTGAACCCACCCCTTTAAGGAGTCAAAAAAGAGACAGGAGGACGCTGAGTTAAACATCATCCCTTTAAGGATAAAACATATTTAGaactgacccctt encodes:
- the SEZ6L2 gene encoding LOW QUALITY PROTEIN: seizure 6-like protein 2 (The sequence of the model RefSeq protein was modified relative to this genomic sequence to represent the inferred CDS: deleted 1 base in 1 codon), whose product is MRPRRSHTVVLPPQPTTPGGPGFLTTPPGSTAAPLRLLPPPAGGDEGGHVAMTTYVPEGDEETTTTLITTTTITTVHAPVLCNNNISEVEGYVESPDYVGAAFDGGLDCTYSIRVYMGYGVEVQVQTLNLSKDDSLTVEGLGGETPAVLANESLMVEGQVIRSPTNQVLIHFQSYHATPPSVFKFHYQAFLLSCGFPGRPENGDVSVTDLHPGGAATFKCEPGFRLRGEETLVCLNVSRPRWSGASPACGAACGGAVRNASHGRIVAPEGPGGRGANLTCRWLLEAPDGQRLHLHFERLALDEDNPPLPHSLNIRKSDVLTVLDGEDLTGRVLGQYMGAHPRFRLYTSASAATLQFQSDPSDPLFGLSQGFLIRFSEVPRNDTCPELPEVEFGWRTASHAAAIRGTVLTYQCEPGYDIVGSDILTCQWDLAWSNSPPTCQKIVNCADPGEIANGKRSVSDRRFSIGSHVQYFCHEGYVVEGSSTLTCYNRDTGTPKWSDRVPKCVLKYEPCLNPGVPENGYQTLYKHHYQAGESLRFFCYEGFELIGEVTITCVPGHPSQWTSQPPLCKVAYEELLDDRKLEGHLNYRHKGLITQTTDPSHQMEGGNIALAIFLPIILVILLIGGIYVYYTKFQGKSLFGFSFSSSHSYRPITVESDFSNPLYEAGDTREYEVSI